A genomic stretch from Gemmatimonadaceae bacterium includes:
- a CDS encoding nucleoside-diphosphate sugar epimerase/dehydratase, with protein sequence MTPKPIRNRHLFVADFLSVIAATLIAFLVRFEQPQWISENLRLVTFYLALSVPLRLFIFFIAGMYRRLWRHASVGELRPILLAALGGGVACGLIGLIVLPATGLTPARVPFSVIFIDTFLTGALISLPRLMARINRAGYTHRRKDDGGKRVLIAGAGDAGKLVVKELFATSQLGLEPIGFVDSDATKHGRILAGLPVFGPLAHIPEIVERLGVAEIIIAMPSAPGTVIRQVVRAALSCGIPTRTVPSLPEIISRQGNATGLREVEIQDLLRRDAVETDLAAVAELATSETVLITGAGGSIGSELCRQLARLAPSRLILLGHGENSIFDIFQELTLSFPDVEMIPVIADVRDRGRIQYIFQQYRPHAVFHTAAHKHVPLMEDNVLEAVTNNVAGTRNVVDAAIEVNVQHFVLISTDKAVRPTSVMGATKRIAEQLVQHAATKHHRNFVSVRFGNVLGSRGSVVPTFLRQIRAGGPVTVTHPEMRRYFMTIPEAVQLVLQAGALGRGGEVFVLDMGEQIRIVDIATDLIRLSGLEVGADIEITFTGVRPGEKLYEEMFFTAENVLPTDHPKVLRARNGLLAEGTVKHIDALMRSTDSGRPEDEIRKLLQTLVPDFHPHGATSHEGEAPARGSETVRRA encoded by the coding sequence TTGACGCCTAAGCCAATCCGAAACAGGCACCTGTTCGTCGCCGACTTCCTGTCCGTTATCGCGGCGACACTGATTGCGTTTCTCGTTCGCTTCGAGCAGCCGCAGTGGATAAGTGAGAATCTCCGCCTCGTCACTTTCTACCTGGCTCTCTCGGTACCCCTCAGACTCTTCATATTCTTCATCGCCGGCATGTACCGGCGGCTCTGGCGCCACGCCAGCGTCGGCGAGCTCAGGCCGATCCTTCTCGCCGCCCTGGGCGGTGGGGTCGCCTGCGGGCTGATCGGGCTGATCGTCCTCCCCGCCACCGGCCTCACGCCGGCCAGGGTCCCGTTCTCCGTCATATTCATTGACACATTCCTGACCGGCGCCCTCATCTCCCTGCCGCGCCTCATGGCGAGGATCAACCGGGCGGGCTACACGCACCGCCGGAAGGACGACGGCGGAAAGCGCGTCCTCATTGCCGGAGCGGGCGACGCGGGCAAGCTGGTCGTGAAGGAGCTGTTCGCCACGTCGCAGCTCGGCCTCGAGCCGATCGGCTTCGTGGATTCGGACGCCACCAAGCACGGCCGCATACTGGCCGGCCTGCCGGTGTTCGGCCCCCTCGCGCACATCCCGGAGATCGTCGAGCGGCTCGGAGTCGCCGAGATCATCATCGCGATGCCTTCGGCTCCCGGTACCGTGATCAGGCAGGTCGTTCGCGCGGCGCTCAGCTGCGGCATCCCCACCCGCACCGTGCCCAGCCTCCCCGAGATCATCTCGCGGCAGGGCAACGCCACGGGCTTGCGGGAAGTCGAGATCCAGGACCTCCTCCGCCGCGATGCCGTCGAGACCGACCTCGCCGCGGTCGCCGAACTGGCGACGAGCGAGACCGTTCTCATCACCGGCGCCGGCGGGTCCATCGGCAGCGAGCTCTGCCGGCAGCTCGCCCGGCTTGCTCCGTCCCGCCTGATTCTCCTCGGTCACGGGGAAAACTCCATCTTCGACATCTTCCAGGAGCTGACGCTCAGCTTCCCGGACGTCGAGATGATTCCCGTCATCGCCGACGTCCGCGACCGCGGCCGCATCCAGTACATCTTCCAGCAGTACCGCCCGCACGCCGTCTTCCACACCGCCGCGCACAAGCATGTGCCGCTGATGGAGGACAACGTCCTCGAGGCCGTCACCAACAACGTCGCCGGCACGCGCAACGTCGTGGACGCGGCGATCGAGGTGAACGTCCAGCACTTCGTGCTCATCTCGACGGACAAGGCGGTGCGCCCCACCAGCGTCATGGGCGCCACCAAGCGAATCGCCGAACAGCTCGTGCAGCACGCGGCGACCAAGCACCACCGCAATTTCGTCTCGGTGCGATTCGGCAACGTCCTCGGCAGCCGCGGCTCGGTGGTTCCGACGTTCCTCCGGCAGATTCGCGCCGGCGGTCCCGTCACCGTGACGCACCCCGAGATGCGCCGCTATTTCATGACGATCCCGGAGGCCGTGCAGCTGGTGCTCCAGGCGGGCGCTCTTGGACGCGGCGGCGAGGTGTTCGTGCTCGACATGGGCGAGCAGATCCGCATCGTGGACATCGCCACCGATCTCATTCGCCTCTCCGGCCTCGAGGTCGGCGCCGACATCGAGATCACGTTCACCGGCGTGCGTCCGGGCGAAAAGCTGTACGAGGAGATGTTCTTCACCGCCGAGAACGTGCTGCCGACGGATCACCCCAAGGTGCTGCGCGCGCGCAACGGATTGCTCGCCGAGGGCACCGTGAAGCACATAGACGCGCTCATGCGCTCTACGGACAGCGGCCGTCCGGAAGACGAGATCCGGAAGCTGCTCCAGACGCTCGTGCCCGATTTCCACCCGCACGGGGCTACTTCTCACGAGGGCGAGGCGCCGGCGCGCGGGTCGGAGACAGTCCGGCGGGCGTAA
- a CDS encoding class I SAM-dependent methyltransferase, which produces MTEPFNYSGTELTSLAEAKNYYAWVLKQFEPFLGPTVIEAGAGIGTFSEFLLSVPRIRQLIAIEPAANTFPALQKRFQGNPRVRVTPGYLSQHYRSLSANAFVAVNVLEHVADHEAFLREARDAIVPGGHLLLFAPALPAIYGTLDRVFEHHRRYTKASLRAVIESAGWKPHRISYMNLPGIAAWFMAGRVLRKSSIAARDVKAYDRLVIPWLSRLESVFSPPIGSNLVAIATKP; this is translated from the coding sequence GTGACTGAGCCCTTCAACTACTCCGGCACCGAGCTCACCTCCCTGGCCGAAGCGAAGAACTACTACGCCTGGGTCCTGAAGCAGTTCGAGCCTTTCCTCGGCCCGACGGTGATCGAGGCCGGCGCCGGGATCGGAACGTTCTCGGAATTCCTGCTCAGCGTGCCGCGCATCCGCCAGCTCATCGCCATCGAGCCCGCGGCGAATACGTTCCCAGCCCTCCAAAAGCGCTTCCAGGGCAATCCGCGGGTCCGGGTGACTCCCGGGTACCTCAGCCAGCATTACCGGTCCTTATCGGCGAATGCGTTCGTTGCGGTGAACGTCCTCGAGCATGTCGCGGATCATGAGGCGTTTCTGCGAGAGGCACGGGATGCCATTGTCCCCGGGGGCCATTTGCTCCTCTTCGCCCCCGCTCTTCCAGCGATCTACGGAACGCTCGACCGCGTCTTCGAGCACCATCGCCGGTACACGAAAGCCTCGCTGCGCGCCGTGATCGAGTCAGCCGGATGGAAGCCGCACCGCATCAGCTACATGAATCTCCCGGGAATCGCCGCGTGGTTCATGGCCGGCCGCGTCCTCCGCAAATCGAGCATTGCGGCTCGTGACGTGAAGGCCTATGATCGGCTCGTCATCCCCTGGCTGTCGCGCCTGGAGTCGGTATTTTCGCCGCCGATAGGCTCCAACCTCGTCGCGATCGCGACCAAGCCCTGA
- a CDS encoding MBOAT family O-acyltransferase — protein MLFNSFTFLIFFPVVATIYFVLPHRYRWAWLLAASCYFYMAFIPVYILILFFTIAVDYVAGILIENAAGSKRKWFLVMSIVANVGVLAVFKYVNFLNANAHAIAEVFHWPYHLVPLGIILPIGLSFHTFQAMSYTVEVYRGRHPAERHLGIFALYVMFFPQLVAGPIERPQNLLHQFYEKHAFEYERVTDGLRKMAWGLFMKVVIADRLARYVNIVYDDPTSFQGLTLVIATVFFAFQIYCDFAGYSQMAIGAAEVMGFRLMKNFDRPYLSRSISEFWSRWHISLSSWFRDFVYIPLGGNRVARPRWYWNIFITFLLSGLWHGANWTFVIWGALNGFYLMFSLFTQGAREAVARATGLAAHPRLRMVMSVGITFVLCCIAWVFFRANTTTDAIHILSAALARPTAHQILPDILRAEGISRLEVLYSLVLIAGLMTVEVVSTRVDVVKQFRLQPAWVRWPAYYALCMAVWLLGINTEQAFIYFQF, from the coding sequence GTGCTCTTCAACTCCTTCACCTTCCTGATCTTCTTTCCGGTGGTGGCGACGATCTATTTCGTCCTGCCCCACCGCTACCGCTGGGCGTGGCTGCTCGCCGCAAGCTGCTACTTCTACATGGCGTTCATCCCCGTCTACATCCTGATCCTGTTCTTCACGATCGCGGTTGACTACGTAGCGGGAATCCTCATCGAGAACGCAGCGGGATCGAAGCGGAAGTGGTTCCTGGTGATGAGCATCGTCGCCAACGTCGGCGTCCTCGCGGTCTTCAAGTACGTCAACTTCCTCAACGCCAACGCTCACGCCATCGCCGAGGTCTTCCACTGGCCCTATCACCTCGTGCCGCTCGGCATCATCCTGCCAATCGGCCTCTCGTTCCACACGTTCCAGGCGATGTCGTACACGGTCGAGGTCTATCGCGGACGCCATCCTGCCGAGCGTCACCTCGGGATATTCGCCCTCTACGTGATGTTCTTCCCGCAGCTCGTCGCGGGCCCCATCGAGCGGCCGCAGAACCTGCTGCATCAGTTCTACGAGAAACACGCCTTTGAGTACGAGCGCGTCACCGACGGGCTCCGCAAGATGGCGTGGGGCCTGTTTATGAAGGTCGTCATCGCCGACCGCCTCGCGCGCTACGTCAACATCGTCTACGACGACCCCACGAGCTTTCAGGGGCTCACGCTCGTCATCGCCACGGTCTTCTTCGCGTTCCAGATCTATTGCGACTTCGCCGGCTACTCGCAGATGGCGATCGGCGCCGCCGAGGTGATGGGCTTCCGCCTGATGAAGAACTTCGACCGGCCGTACCTGTCGCGCTCCATCAGCGAGTTCTGGAGCCGCTGGCACATCTCGCTCTCGAGCTGGTTCCGCGACTTCGTCTACATCCCGCTCGGCGGAAATCGCGTCGCCAGGCCGCGCTGGTACTGGAACATCTTCATCACGTTTCTCCTGAGCGGGCTGTGGCACGGAGCCAACTGGACGTTCGTGATCTGGGGCGCGCTCAACGGCTTCTACCTCATGTTCTCGCTCTTCACACAGGGCGCGCGCGAAGCGGTCGCACGCGCGACGGGACTGGCCGCGCATCCCCGGCTCCGCATGGTGATGAGCGTCGGCATCACGTTCGTCCTGTGCTGCATCGCATGGGTGTTCTTCCGCGCCAACACGACGACGGACGCAATCCACATCCTGTCCGCCGCCCTGGCGCGGCCGACGGCTCACCAGATCCTGCCGGATATTCTCCGCGCCGAGGGAATCTCCAGGCTCGAGGTGCTTTACTCGCTGGTGCTCATCGCCGGGCTCATGACTGTGGAGGTTGTCTCCACGCGTGTTGACGTGGTGAAACAGTTCCGGCTCCAGCCGGCATGGGTGCGATGGCCCGCATACTACGCGTTGTGCATGGCGGTCTGGCTGCTCGGCATCAACACCGAGCAGGCATTCATCTACTTCCAGTTCTGA
- a CDS encoding glycosyltransferase family 2 protein — protein MSEQNPIKVSVLMPVYNERATVAHAVKRVREVPFEMQIICVDDCSTDGTHDVLRELRASGRIDELVTHEVNRGKGAAIRTALAKATGDVVVIQDADLEYDPFDILRLLGPIRDGRADAVFGSRFKGDVSRVLYYWHSLGNWGLTTLSNMLTNLNISDIETCYKLVRTDLMKSLPLTSNRFGFEPELTARLAQSRARIYEVPISYSGRTYAEGKKIRWSDGVAALWHIVRFNLLSPKAPVYRAAIRPSVPPSEAPLSSSESAAAALPR, from the coding sequence ATGAGCGAGCAGAATCCCATCAAAGTCTCGGTGCTGATGCCTGTGTACAACGAGCGCGCGACCGTCGCTCACGCGGTGAAGCGCGTGCGCGAGGTTCCGTTCGAGATGCAGATCATCTGCGTGGACGACTGCTCGACCGACGGAACGCACGATGTCCTGCGGGAGCTACGCGCGTCGGGTCGCATAGATGAGCTGGTCACTCACGAGGTGAATCGTGGAAAGGGCGCCGCGATCCGGACGGCGCTGGCGAAGGCGACGGGCGACGTGGTGGTGATCCAGGACGCCGATCTGGAGTACGATCCGTTCGACATTCTCCGCCTGCTCGGCCCCATCCGTGACGGTCGGGCCGACGCCGTTTTCGGCAGCCGCTTCAAGGGCGACGTGAGCCGCGTGCTCTACTACTGGCACAGTCTCGGCAACTGGGGGCTCACCACGCTCTCCAACATGCTCACCAACCTGAACATCTCCGACATAGAGACCTGCTACAAGCTGGTGAGGACCGATTTGATGAAGAGCCTGCCGCTCACGTCGAACAGATTCGGGTTCGAGCCCGAGCTGACGGCGCGGCTGGCGCAGTCCCGTGCGCGGATTTACGAGGTGCCGATCAGCTACAGCGGCCGGACGTACGCCGAGGGGAAGAAGATCAGGTGGAGCGACGGTGTGGCGGCGCTGTGGCACATCGTGCGGTTTAATCTCCTGTCGCCGAAGGCGCCCGTGTATCGCGCAGCCATCCGTCCTTCAGTCCCGCCGAGCGAAGCTCCTCTATCATCTTCAGAGTCCGCAGCCGCCGCCCTTCCCCGTTGA
- a CDS encoding GDP-mannose 4,6-dehydratase gives MTYAGPVATAGNPKRALICGVSGQDGAYLTRFLLSRGYEVFGTSRDAQVSHFTKLHRLGLQGKIQLESMAVTDFRSVLQAVRKAAPDEIYNLAGQSSVGLSFQQPVETLESISLGTLNLLEAIRFVEHPIRFYNAGSSECFGDTGGAAANETTPFRPRSPYAVAKSAAFWEVANYREAYGLYACSGILYNHESPLRPERFVTRKVVAAACRIAGGSGETLHLGNVNIERDWGWAPEYVEAMWLMLQQPSPDDFVIATGQLNSLGSFVEMAFREVGLDWREHVQLDPAFLRPTDLARGVGDPSLAARKLNWSARYRMRDVVRMMVEGERIILAGGAL, from the coding sequence ATGACTTACGCAGGGCCTGTCGCCACAGCAGGAAACCCGAAGCGCGCCCTCATCTGCGGCGTGTCCGGACAGGACGGCGCCTACCTCACGCGCTTTCTCCTTTCGCGCGGCTACGAGGTATTCGGCACATCGCGCGACGCCCAGGTCTCCCACTTCACCAAGCTCCACAGGCTCGGCCTTCAGGGAAAGATTCAGCTCGAGTCCATGGCCGTGACGGATTTTCGCAGCGTTCTGCAGGCAGTGCGAAAGGCGGCGCCAGACGAAATTTACAACCTCGCCGGCCAAAGCTCCGTCGGCCTCTCATTCCAGCAGCCCGTCGAAACGCTCGAGAGCATCAGTCTCGGCACCTTGAACCTCCTCGAGGCAATCAGGTTCGTCGAGCACCCCATCCGCTTCTACAATGCGGGATCGAGCGAGTGCTTCGGCGACACGGGAGGCGCCGCGGCGAACGAGACGACACCCTTCAGACCGCGGAGCCCGTACGCGGTCGCAAAGTCAGCAGCATTCTGGGAAGTCGCCAACTATCGCGAAGCGTACGGACTCTACGCCTGCTCGGGAATTCTGTACAATCACGAGTCCCCGCTCCGCCCCGAGCGATTCGTCACCCGCAAGGTCGTCGCGGCCGCGTGCCGCATCGCCGGCGGCAGCGGCGAGACACTTCACCTCGGCAACGTCAATATCGAAAGGGACTGGGGTTGGGCTCCCGAGTACGTCGAGGCGATGTGGCTGATGCTGCAGCAACCGAGCCCGGACGATTTCGTGATCGCGACGGGACAGCTCAACTCGCTGGGATCGTTCGTCGAAATGGCGTTCCGCGAGGTGGGGCTGGACTGGCGGGAGCACGTACAGCTCGACCCCGCCTTTCTACGCCCCACGGATCTCGCCCGAGGAGTAGGCGATCCGTCCCTCGCCGCCCGCAAGCTGAATTGGTCAGCCCGCTACCGGATGCGCGACGTGGTGCGGATGATGGTCGAAGGAGAGCGGATTATCCTCGCCGGCGGCGCGCTCTGA